AAATCTGTTAAAGCGCTACACGAAAAATGTTTATCTGACCTACGACAGCGATGGAGCAGGTGTAAAGGCGGCGCTTCGTGCAATCCCGATCTTAAAAGAAGTTGGGATCACCACGAAAGTTATCAATATGAAGCCGTACAAAGATCCGGACGAATTTATCAAAGCACTTGGTGCAGAGGAATATCAGAAGCGGATCGATACAGCAGAAAACAGTTTTATGTTTGAAATACGTATCTTAGAGCAGCAGTATGATATGCATGATCCGGAGAGCAAGACAAAGTTTTATAATGCGGTTGCAGAAAAACTTTGTACGTTCGGGGAAAAATTAGAGCGTGATAATTATATTGCTGCGGTAGCAGAGAAGTATATGATCGGTATAGAAGATCTGCGCAGGCTGGTAAACCAGTATGGGGCAAAGATCGGTATGGCAGCGGGTGGTGCATCACCTGTGAGAGAGCGGGCAGAAGTCAGGCGTGACCAGGGCGGTGAAAAGAAAAAGGAAAGCGGTATGATACAGTCACAGAAACTGCTTTTGACCTGGCTCATCGAGCATACCGGATTATTTCCTAAGATTGAGAAATATATTTCGCCGGAAGATTTTACAGAAGAGATTTATCATAAAGCGGCGGAAATATTATATGAACAGTATCGGGATACCGGTACCGTCAACCCGGCAAAAATTGTCAGTATGTTTCAGAATGAAGAAGAACAGCGCGAGATCGCAGGTCTTTTTCATGCCACGATCCGTGGTGTAGAGACAGAAGGAGACAAAGAAAATGGTGGATATTCCAAAGAAACGTTTGAGAAAGCGTTAAAAGAAACCATTATCCGGGTAAAACAAAACAGCATTGAGTATCACTTGAAGAACATGGCACCGACTGATATGGCGGCGCTGCAACGGTCAGTGGCGGATAAGAAGGCACTTGAAGAATTAGAGAAAGTGCATATTTCCATTGATTAAGGACAAAATAGTAGAAAACCTGAGAGGATGAAACAAAATGGCAACAAAAAAGAAAGAAAACAACGAAAATACGAAGGTTTCCGGAAAGAAAGCGGATGCATCTGCAGTAAATAATGCGGAGACAGAAGCAGCAAGAGAAAAATTTCAGGAAAAATTAAAAGAACTTTTAAGCCTTGCAAAAAAGAAAAAGAATATGTTGGAGTATCAGGAAATCAGTGATTTCTTTGCTGATATGCAGCTTGATTCCGATAAATTTGAGAAAATTCTTGATTTCCTTGAGGCAAACAATATCGATGTTTTAAGAATCACAGATGATGATGCAGATGATGATATTCTGCTTGAAGTGGATGATGATGACGAGATTGAGGTAGAAAAGATCGATCTTTCTGTTCCGGATGGTGTATCCATTGAAGATCCGGTACGTATGTACTTAAAAGAGATCGGTAAAGTGCCGCTGCTTTCTGCAGAAGAGGAGATCGAGCTGGCTAAGCGTATGGAGCTTGGCGATCAGGAAGCAAAAAAACGTCTTGCAGAGGCAAACTTACGTCTTGTAGTCAGCATTGCAAAACGTTATGTGGGACGTGGTATGTTATTCCTTGACCTGATTCAGGAGGGAAATCTTGGTCTGATCAAAGCAGTTGAAAAGTTTGATTACCGAAAGGGATATAAGTTCTCGACATATGCAACATGGTGGATTCGTCAGGCGATCACAAGAGCTATTGCAGATCAGGCACGTACGATCCGTATCCCGGTACACATGGTAGAGACGATCAACAAACTTATCCGCGTGAGCAGACAGTTACTGCAGGAGTTAGGACGTGAACCTACCCCGGAAGAAATCGCAGCAGAGATGAACATGCCGGTAGAGCGTGTGCGTGAAATCTTAAAGATTTCCCAGGAGCCGGTTTCCTTAGAGACCCCGATCGGTGAGGAGGAGGACAGCCACCTTGGAGACTTTATCCAGGATGATAATGTACCTGTTCCGGCAGATGCGGCAGCATTTACTCTGCTAAAAGAACAGTTAGAAGAAGTGCTTGGTACACTGACAGAGCGTGAACAGAAGGTGCTTACACTTCGTTTTGGTCTTGAGGATGGACGTGCAAGAACACTTGAGGAAGTTGGAAAAGAGTTTAATGTTACCCGTGAACGTATTCGTCAGATTGAGGCGAAAGCACTGCGTAAACTGCGTTATCCAAGCAGAAGCCGCAAGTTAAAGGATTAT
The Roseburia rectibacter DNA segment above includes these coding regions:
- the dnaG gene encoding DNA primase, giving the protein MPYYSDDIIEEVRSRNDIVDVISQYVRLSKKGSTYFGLCPFHNEKTGSFSVSPNKQMYYCFGCGAGGNVFTFLMEYENFTFGEAMEALADRAGVELPKQEYTSAQRQEADKRARLLEINKEAAKYFYMLLRGERGARALNYFRKRELSDETMQKFGLGYSDQYSDDLYQYLRKKGYEDDILKESGLVSIDERRGGYDKFWNRAMFPIMDVHNKVIGFGGRVMGDGEPKYLNSPETKIFDKSRNLYGLNFARSTKKPQLLLCEGYMDVIALHQAGFDNAVASLGTALTSGHANLLKRYTKNVYLTYDSDGAGVKAALRAIPILKEVGITTKVINMKPYKDPDEFIKALGAEEYQKRIDTAENSFMFEIRILEQQYDMHDPESKTKFYNAVAEKLCTFGEKLERDNYIAAVAEKYMIGIEDLRRLVNQYGAKIGMAAGGASPVRERAEVRRDQGGEKKKESGMIQSQKLLLTWLIEHTGLFPKIEKYISPEDFTEEIYHKAAEILYEQYRDTGTVNPAKIVSMFQNEEEQREIAGLFHATIRGVETEGDKENGGYSKETFEKALKETIIRVKQNSIEYHLKNMAPTDMAALQRSVADKKALEELEKVHISID
- the rpoD gene encoding RNA polymerase sigma factor RpoD, with protein sequence MATKKKENNENTKVSGKKADASAVNNAETEAAREKFQEKLKELLSLAKKKKNMLEYQEISDFFADMQLDSDKFEKILDFLEANNIDVLRITDDDADDDILLEVDDDDEIEVEKIDLSVPDGVSIEDPVRMYLKEIGKVPLLSAEEEIELAKRMELGDQEAKKRLAEANLRLVVSIAKRYVGRGMLFLDLIQEGNLGLIKAVEKFDYRKGYKFSTYATWWIRQAITRAIADQARTIRIPVHMVETINKLIRVSRQLLQELGREPTPEEIAAEMNMPVERVREILKISQEPVSLETPIGEEEDSHLGDFIQDDNVPVPADAAAFTLLKEQLEEVLGTLTEREQKVLTLRFGLEDGRARTLEEVGKEFNVTRERIRQIEAKALRKLRYPSRSRKLKDYLE